In Bradyrhizobium symbiodeficiens, the genomic stretch CATTACTGGGTGCACAGACTCATGCACACACGTCACTTCTGGCGTACTCACAAGTGGCATCACGCGCCTACATACATGTATTGGTTAGCCGGCGTCCGCGCTTCGGTCACGCAGGTGACGTTGGTCAATCTACCATACATCGCGGCTGGAGCGTTTCTCGCGTTCTCCCCGTGGTGGATTTTTTGGGCCATTATCTTAAAGAACACTGCGCAGAATGATTTCATGCACTTCAACCGATGGTGGGGCAACCGATGGCTTGAATGGTTCATCGTAACGCCTCGTTACCATCATATTCATCACAGTGATAATCCGGACCATTATAACAGCAATTTAGCCGCACTATTTCCGATCTGGGATCACCTGTTCGGAACTTATGTTGACCCCGACACGGTCCAAAAGCCTTTACGTTTTGGCATTGGGGAATCTGTACCGCCGATCCGACTTTTCATTGGTATTTGACCCTGCCGCGCCGCGCGGTGGTGGCACCATGTGTTATTTAGTCGAGGCTGGCGAACAGCTGGGCGCTACCCGTACAGCATCAAACGCGCAGGTTTCGGTTCGGGGAAGCCGAGGATCAAACATCGGTGGCGCGTGAGATCGGACGGTGATGCCGAGCATTGGGCACCATCGCCTCACGGACCGAAACTTGTAAATTGAACGACGTCGATCCCCTCGGCGACCTGACCGACGATCCTTGATCGCCAGCGGTCATCCCAATCGCGATATCGACCAATTGTTGCCGTGGGTATACCAAAAGCAAGACCTCGAGATCGTGGCCTGAAAACTCCGCTCACCGTTCACACGTTACCACGACACGAGAAACAGCAGCTCCCGTTGGTTCGACGGTAGCCCTGGTGCGAGTTGCCCAAGCGGTGTGCACTCAGGTATCGGCTGTCGGGTGTGAGCGCGATACAGGCTTAGAGCAGGGCATCTTCGAGCGATGCGACCAAGGAAATTACGCCTTGATATCGACGCGCCAGCGAGCGCACGTTGGGGGCGCGGACGCGCTGATGCCTGCTGGCGTCGTCCGCCGGAGTACACAGGAAAGCACTGCGCCAGCGCGAATTGAGCGCCTAAGCCGCCAGTCGACAGACGGTCTGGCGCTGGGCGGGACGCGTGCGGCCGTTTTCTCTACGCCGAAGGAATTTTGATCCGGTATATTT encodes the following:
- a CDS encoding sterol desaturase family protein, with the translated sequence MVFWDIVRVFFPKVVLVALALFAFRLVVLTLLEKRNPAHVVSYREVLPRDILVTFVIGFGVFPISNFLNRWIAYEPELPRLVMELPLAIRVVLYLLIGDLGHYWVHRLMHTRHFWRTHKWHHAPTYMYWLAGVRASVTQVTLVNLPYIAAGAFLAFSPWWIFWAIILKNTAQNDFMHFNRWWGNRWLEWFIVTPRYHHIHHSDNPDHYNSNLAALFPIWDHLFGTYVDPDTVQKPLRFGIGESVPPIRLFIGI